Proteins encoded within one genomic window of Spodoptera frugiperda isolate SF20-4 chromosome 7, AGI-APGP_CSIRO_Sfru_2.0, whole genome shotgun sequence:
- the LOC118266285 gene encoding uncharacterized protein LOC118266285 isoform X2, which produces MSTRRARVKAVISLPPRRKNNEATDKAKELVKEAAEKPIKSPRTPRGSIKNQDSIDRQSPKPGSPLRSPRSVNVLRQQERVPSPLVQAEVTKDATLTPKKAAKVSVITSVNSGKSSVFVSPKRVASPFRKLTPSPLVHTSVSVQRVTPLTPEKVARTYKLEGSKIVESDSATSRRKRGSKDASSSNTASDVPDDYNVPSVPESITEDTVMDGIVPLQAFSSGPKPLALLKNEIISENAEVLFDPIVPLPSPSKVRQKLRPVPRLAPLRRNSVQGSASESEDESRRALLSSGGTTTPAPPSRQRDRSDTSTPQPVLPTPNKEINRIRQDSVCSSVSQLTTATQPPTATSPIKEKQVSKTRRLDMSRRMAAMRRRREAVKKDTLTMYDLIFYNPTTNPIVPDDDELEAKKLNEKEEAARKAKQVEEKEDEEPEQDAAPVPQIKLGPNGEIMLDEQSLVIKQSQKRKVSQNVVHEGAWATGSSSGRYRRTPRTADWSDAETVRFYRALAAMGTDFMLMERLFPGRTRRDLKLKFKKEERMNMAQVDKALRTTVKWDASRLEDEFQAERKEAELRAARDRAELNKRTKENQQRRREARDLKIRMSHGTKALESSIFPETTVTLTADEVILRHHEAKEKGNETKGKRGRPRLDSPSKYPISRESPRVNVTPSQPHSDMATLTKIDPKSIGRTPEKQPTPSPVVPSNIENGSLVVLTVNDPKSPAKKMLQTYIASGGGRLTPVALPPSLLSSVVTFMKKGGTPKSMSAASSPHLTSPSSVTSQDSRPSSTPGVIVNASPAKRQRHSSYTITQL; this is translated from the exons ATGTCTACAAGACGAGCGAGAGTCAAAGCAGTTATTTCTTTACCGCCCCGAAGAAAGAATAATGAAGCTACAGACAAAGCCAAGGAACTTGTAAAAGAAGCAGCTGAAAAGCCGATTAAAAGTCCCAGAACGCCACGCGGTTCTATTAAAAATCAAGATAGCATTGACAGGCAATCACCGAAGCCTGGATCTCCATTGAGATCGCCGCGCTCTGTAAATGTGTTGAGACAACAGGAACGAGTGCCTTCGCCTCTAGTTCAGGCTGAAGTAACAAAAGACGCAACTCTAACGCCTAAGAAGGCGGCAAAAGTGTCTGTGATAACGAGTGTAAACAGTGGAAAATCGAGTGTATTTGTGTCACCAAAGAGAGTAGCGAGTCCGTTTAGAAAGCTTACTCCGTCTCCTCTGGTCCATACCTCGGTTAGTGTACAAAGAGTAACTCCTTTGACCCCAGAGAAAGTTGCTAGGACATATAAACTAGAGGGGAGTAAAATCGTGGAGAGTGACAGTGCCACCAGTAGAAGGAAAAGAGGTAGCAAGGATGCTAGTTCCTCTAATACTGCTTCCGATGTTCCTGATG ACTACAATGTCCCGAGTGTCCCTGAAAGTATTACCGAAGACACAGTTATGGATGGAATCGTGCCCCTTCAAGCATTCTCCAGTGGTCCCAAACCGCTAGCACTCTTGAAGAATGAGATTATATCGGAAAATGCTGAAGTCTTGTTTGACCCTATCGTGCCATTGCCATCACCGAGCAAAGTACGGCAGAAACTTCGTCCCGTGCCCAGACTAGCGCCTTTGAGAAGAAATAGTGTACAG GGTAGTGCATCAGAATCGGAAGATGAGAGTCGTCGAGCGTTACTAAGCAGTGGTGGCACGACCACCCCGGCCCCACCGTCTCGTCAGCGCGACCGCAGTGACACGTCCACACCGCAACCAGTGCTACCTACACCCAACAa AGAAATAAACCGCATAAGACAAGATTCAGTATGTTCCTCCGTCAGCCAGCTGACGACTGCCACGCAGCCACCGACCGCCACTTCACCCATCAAGGAGAAACAAGTATCCAA AACCCGCCGCCTGGACATGTCCCGCCGCATGGCCGCGATGCGCCGGCGCCGCGAGGCAGTCAAGAAGGACACGCTCACCATGTACGACCTCATCTTCTACAACCCCACCACCAACCCTATCGT GCCAGACGATGATGAATTAGAAGCGAAGAAACTGAATGAGAAGGAGGAGGCGGCTCGCAAGGCCAAGCAGGTGGAGGAGAAAGAGGACGAGGAACCGGAGCAGGACGCCGCGCCCGTGCCACAGATCAAACTGGGGCCTAACGGAGAGATCATGTTAGATGAACAGAGTCTG gTAATAAAACAATCCCAGAAACGCAAAGTATCACAGAACGTAGTCCACGAGGGTGCGTGGGCCACGGGCAGTAGTAGCGGGCGCTAccgccgcacgccgcgcacGGCCGACTGGAGCGACGCTGAGACTGTCCGCTTCTACCGAGCACTCGCCGCCATGGGAACCGACTTTATGCTCATGGAGAGACTCTTTCCTGGTCGAACGAGACGAGATTTGAAGCTTAAA TTCAAAAAAGAAGAACGCATGAACATGGCGCAAGTGGACAAGGCGCTCCGTACTACAGTGAAGTGGGACGCCAGTCGACTGGAGGACGAGTTTCAAGCAGAACGCAAGGAGGCCGAGTTGCGCGCCGCTAGAGACCGGGCCGAGCTCAACAAACGTACCAAGGAGAATCAACAGCGACGCCGAGAGGCTCGCGACTTGAAGATACGGATGA GTCACGGCACAAAAGCATTAGAGTCATCAATATTCCCGGAGACTACAGTCACTCTGACGGCAGATGAAGTTATACTCCGCCACCACGAGGCGAAAGAAAAAGGAAACGAAACAAAAGGTAAGAGAGGGCGGCCGAGACTGGACAGCCCCTCAAAGTACCCAATCTCTCGAGAATCTCCACGAGTCAACGTCACACCATCACAACCGCACTCGGACATGGCAACACTTACGAAAATAGACCCTAAGTCTATAGGCAGAACGCCCGAAAAGCAACCGACACCTTCACCGGTAGTGCCTTCAAATATAGAAAATGGATCCCTAGTCGTACTCACGGTCAATGACCCGAAATCTCCTGCTAAGAAAATGTTACAAACGTACATAGCGAGTGGAGGGGGCCGACTTACTCCAGTGGCTTTACCGCCTTCCTTACTTAGCTCTGTGGTCACATTTATGAAAAAGGGAGGGACCCCTAAAAGTATGTCAGCGGCTTCCTCTCCTCACCTGACCTCTCCTAGCAGTGTCACAAGTCAGGACAGTCGGCCCTCCTCCACTCCAGGAGTCATTGTGAACGCCAGCCCGGCGAAGCGACAGCGACACAGTTCATACACTATAACGCAGCTTTAA
- the LOC118266285 gene encoding uncharacterized protein LOC118266285 isoform X1, with product MSTRRARVKAVISLPPRRKNNEATDKAKELVKEAAEKPIKSPRTPRGSIKNQDSIDRQSPKPGSPLRSPRSVNVLRQQERVPSPLVQAEVTKDATLTPKKAAKVSVITSVNSGKSSVFVSPKRVASPFRKLTPSPLVHTSVSVQRVTPLTPEKVARTYKLEGSKIVESDSATSRRKRGSKDASSSNTASDVPDDYNVPSVPESITEDTVMDGIVPLQAFSSGPKPLALLKNEIISENAEVLFDPIVPLPSPSKVRQKLRPVPRLAPLRRNSVQGSASESEDESRRALLSSGGTTTPAPPSRQRDRSDTSTPQPVLPTPNKEINRIRQDSVCSSVSQLTTATQPPTATSPIKEKQVSKTRRLDMSRRMAAMRRRREAVKKDTLTMYDLIFYNPTTNPIVPDDDELEAKKLNEKEEAARKAKQVEEKEDEEPEQDAAPVPQIKLGPNGEIMLDEQSLVIKQSQKRKVSQNVVHEGAWATGSSSGRYRRTPRTADWSDAETVRFYRALAAMGTDFMLMERLFPGRTRRDLKLKFKKEERMNMAQVDKALRTTVKWDASRLEDEFQAERKEAELRAARDRAELNKRTKENQQRRREARDLKIRMKVGELDEGHGTKALESSIFPETTVTLTADEVILRHHEAKEKGNETKGKRGRPRLDSPSKYPISRESPRVNVTPSQPHSDMATLTKIDPKSIGRTPEKQPTPSPVVPSNIENGSLVVLTVNDPKSPAKKMLQTYIASGGGRLTPVALPPSLLSSVVTFMKKGGTPKSMSAASSPHLTSPSSVTSQDSRPSSTPGVIVNASPAKRQRHSSYTITQL from the exons ATGTCTACAAGACGAGCGAGAGTCAAAGCAGTTATTTCTTTACCGCCCCGAAGAAAGAATAATGAAGCTACAGACAAAGCCAAGGAACTTGTAAAAGAAGCAGCTGAAAAGCCGATTAAAAGTCCCAGAACGCCACGCGGTTCTATTAAAAATCAAGATAGCATTGACAGGCAATCACCGAAGCCTGGATCTCCATTGAGATCGCCGCGCTCTGTAAATGTGTTGAGACAACAGGAACGAGTGCCTTCGCCTCTAGTTCAGGCTGAAGTAACAAAAGACGCAACTCTAACGCCTAAGAAGGCGGCAAAAGTGTCTGTGATAACGAGTGTAAACAGTGGAAAATCGAGTGTATTTGTGTCACCAAAGAGAGTAGCGAGTCCGTTTAGAAAGCTTACTCCGTCTCCTCTGGTCCATACCTCGGTTAGTGTACAAAGAGTAACTCCTTTGACCCCAGAGAAAGTTGCTAGGACATATAAACTAGAGGGGAGTAAAATCGTGGAGAGTGACAGTGCCACCAGTAGAAGGAAAAGAGGTAGCAAGGATGCTAGTTCCTCTAATACTGCTTCCGATGTTCCTGATG ACTACAATGTCCCGAGTGTCCCTGAAAGTATTACCGAAGACACAGTTATGGATGGAATCGTGCCCCTTCAAGCATTCTCCAGTGGTCCCAAACCGCTAGCACTCTTGAAGAATGAGATTATATCGGAAAATGCTGAAGTCTTGTTTGACCCTATCGTGCCATTGCCATCACCGAGCAAAGTACGGCAGAAACTTCGTCCCGTGCCCAGACTAGCGCCTTTGAGAAGAAATAGTGTACAG GGTAGTGCATCAGAATCGGAAGATGAGAGTCGTCGAGCGTTACTAAGCAGTGGTGGCACGACCACCCCGGCCCCACCGTCTCGTCAGCGCGACCGCAGTGACACGTCCACACCGCAACCAGTGCTACCTACACCCAACAa AGAAATAAACCGCATAAGACAAGATTCAGTATGTTCCTCCGTCAGCCAGCTGACGACTGCCACGCAGCCACCGACCGCCACTTCACCCATCAAGGAGAAACAAGTATCCAA AACCCGCCGCCTGGACATGTCCCGCCGCATGGCCGCGATGCGCCGGCGCCGCGAGGCAGTCAAGAAGGACACGCTCACCATGTACGACCTCATCTTCTACAACCCCACCACCAACCCTATCGT GCCAGACGATGATGAATTAGAAGCGAAGAAACTGAATGAGAAGGAGGAGGCGGCTCGCAAGGCCAAGCAGGTGGAGGAGAAAGAGGACGAGGAACCGGAGCAGGACGCCGCGCCCGTGCCACAGATCAAACTGGGGCCTAACGGAGAGATCATGTTAGATGAACAGAGTCTG gTAATAAAACAATCCCAGAAACGCAAAGTATCACAGAACGTAGTCCACGAGGGTGCGTGGGCCACGGGCAGTAGTAGCGGGCGCTAccgccgcacgccgcgcacGGCCGACTGGAGCGACGCTGAGACTGTCCGCTTCTACCGAGCACTCGCCGCCATGGGAACCGACTTTATGCTCATGGAGAGACTCTTTCCTGGTCGAACGAGACGAGATTTGAAGCTTAAA TTCAAAAAAGAAGAACGCATGAACATGGCGCAAGTGGACAAGGCGCTCCGTACTACAGTGAAGTGGGACGCCAGTCGACTGGAGGACGAGTTTCAAGCAGAACGCAAGGAGGCCGAGTTGCGCGCCGCTAGAGACCGGGCCGAGCTCAACAAACGTACCAAGGAGAATCAACAGCGACGCCGAGAGGCTCGCGACTTGAAGATACGGATGA AAGTTGGTGAATTGGATGAAG GTCACGGCACAAAAGCATTAGAGTCATCAATATTCCCGGAGACTACAGTCACTCTGACGGCAGATGAAGTTATACTCCGCCACCACGAGGCGAAAGAAAAAGGAAACGAAACAAAAGGTAAGAGAGGGCGGCCGAGACTGGACAGCCCCTCAAAGTACCCAATCTCTCGAGAATCTCCACGAGTCAACGTCACACCATCACAACCGCACTCGGACATGGCAACACTTACGAAAATAGACCCTAAGTCTATAGGCAGAACGCCCGAAAAGCAACCGACACCTTCACCGGTAGTGCCTTCAAATATAGAAAATGGATCCCTAGTCGTACTCACGGTCAATGACCCGAAATCTCCTGCTAAGAAAATGTTACAAACGTACATAGCGAGTGGAGGGGGCCGACTTACTCCAGTGGCTTTACCGCCTTCCTTACTTAGCTCTGTGGTCACATTTATGAAAAAGGGAGGGACCCCTAAAAGTATGTCAGCGGCTTCCTCTCCTCACCTGACCTCTCCTAGCAGTGTCACAAGTCAGGACAGTCGGCCCTCCTCCACTCCAGGAGTCATTGTGAACGCCAGCCCGGCGAAGCGACAGCGACACAGTTCATACACTATAACGCAGCTTTAA